In the Brassica napus cultivar Da-Ae chromosome A7, Da-Ae, whole genome shotgun sequence genome, one interval contains:
- the LOC125576636 gene encoding methyl-CpG-binding domain protein 4-like protein, which translates to MMAHQVKFHMPNDDSSVTRTLRASPNHLNDRPSSECKGTRNSFVSCRSLDDLLSECTYKGVRRKTWNGFGSKTRTNLVTPGNTVKDDSDSVFESHSERQECSEYLTQVRRVSPYFQHKQGCNSDSESSKTQSGSSTRKAKVRKVSPYFQGSTVPNPPRDMRQYFKIVKVSRYFHGLSAQVNESQKEIPRRVRKTPLVSHSLSQSQKTDEAYLRKTPDNTWVPPPSPCNLLQEDHWHDPWRVLVICMLLNKTSGAQTRGVISDLFALCPNAKTATKVEEKEIETLIKPLGLQKKRSKMIKRFSLEYLQESWTHVTQLHGVGKYAADAYAIFCNGKWDCVRPDDHMLNYYWEFLRIRFRL; encoded by the exons ATGATGGCTCATCAAGTGAAATTTCATATGCCTAACGATGATAGTTCAGTGACGAGGACTCTTCGGGCCTCGCCTAACCATTTAAACGACAGACCCAGCTCCGAG TGTAAGGGGACAAGAAACAGTTTTGTTTCGTGTAGAAGTTTGGATGATTTGTTGTCTGAGTGTACTTATAAAGGTGTGAGGAGGAAGACATGGAATGGGTTTGGAAGTAAAACCAGAACTAATCTTGTTACTCCAGGGAACACAGTAAAGGATGATAGTGATAGTGTTTTTGAATCTCACAGTGAAAGACAAGAATGTAGTGAATATCTGACTCAAGTAAGAAGAGTTTCTCCGTACTTCCAGCACAAACAAGGGTGTAATTCTGATAGTGAGTCTTCTAAAACGCAAAGTGGAAGCAGTACTAGGAAAGCTAAAGTCCGAAAAGTTTCTCCATACTTCCAGGGATCAACTGTTCCAAACCCGCCAAGAGATATGCGTCAATACTTTAAGATCGTGAAAGTTTCAAGATATTTCCATGGCCTGTCTGCCCAAGTAAATGAATCACAAAAGGAGATACCAAGAAGGGTGAGGAAAACTCCTCTTGTGAGCCATTCTCTGTCTCAGTCTCAGAAGACTGATGAGGCATACCTGCGGAAAACGCCTGATAACACATGGGTGCCTCCGCCATCTCCATGTAATCTACTTCAAGAAGATCACTGGCACGATCCATGGCGGGTGCTGGTCATATGTATGCTTCTCAACAAAACTTCTGGTGCACAG ACGCGGGGGGTGATATCAGACCTGTTTGCGCTGTGTCCTAATGCAAAGACTGCTACAAAAGTCGAAGAGAAAGAGATAGAGACTCTGATAAAGCCTCTTGGACTACAGAAGAAGAGATCCAAAATGATAAAACGGTTTTCTCTCGAGTATCTTCAAGAGAGCTGGACTCATGTGACTCAACTGCATGGCGTTGGAAA GTATGCAGCGGATGCGTATGCCATATTCTGTAATGGCAAGTGGGATTGTGTGAGACCTGATGATCATATGCTAAACTATTACTGGGAATTCCTCAGGATTCGGTTTAGGTTATGA